A window of Halomonas sp. H10-9-1 contains these coding sequences:
- a CDS encoding FecR family protein produces the protein MQRAKPRSVYPCVMVLLSSLMLLCLLLPSWAWAGQKLSGKVTFVSGDATVWRDATAHSLAAADPIHEGDRLTTGADGFVHLRMVDGALLSLRSDSAITIAHYRYTPDQPDASRVNLTLHHGVVRSISGEIGARSREHFRLETPIAAIGIRGTDFSILSLDEVSRLSLARGGVVMAPLSSECRRGGVGPCDSSGAVELFDTQRNMLLETRLGDRAAQLTRDGITPDELRPPHPAESTLSPIETAMPHQEGVQLLTGDSLPGSRNYEEALEQANRYMEQTGLIAEAVERGNAASEIQPRDQGRVAQPTILWGRWSEFVDDETREVARLLHGDHQPRRYPTVNSVFGMVENSLHRPQLPDAGKAYFDLNRYEAYVKRGEQLETASISHPGLVVDFEQQRFAARLDVHADSLPGAIPVVGGGKLTQDGYLLSDSQSPSQLAGVLGNAAAEAGLLFEYQIEPGVDAVGATHWVLEHD, from the coding sequence TGCCACCGTATGGCGAGATGCCACAGCCCACTCCCTGGCAGCTGCCGACCCCATTCATGAAGGAGACAGGCTCACCACGGGAGCCGATGGATTCGTGCATCTGCGCATGGTCGACGGCGCTCTGCTCAGTCTGCGTAGCGATAGCGCCATCACCATCGCCCATTACCGTTACACCCCCGATCAGCCAGATGCATCTCGCGTTAACCTGACCCTGCACCATGGTGTCGTGCGTTCGATCAGCGGCGAGATCGGCGCCCGCAGCCGTGAGCACTTCCGCCTTGAAACACCCATCGCCGCGATTGGTATCCGCGGCACCGATTTCAGCATTCTGTCGTTGGATGAGGTGAGTCGCTTGAGCCTGGCCCGTGGCGGCGTGGTGATGGCGCCGCTCTCCAGCGAGTGCCGGCGCGGAGGCGTGGGCCCCTGCGACAGCAGTGGCGCAGTTGAGCTGTTCGACACCCAGCGCAACATGCTGCTGGAGACCCGCCTGGGCGACAGGGCGGCCCAGCTTACCCGTGATGGCATTACCCCGGATGAGCTGCGCCCCCCCCACCCCGCGGAGTCCACGTTAAGTCCTATCGAAACGGCCATGCCCCACCAGGAGGGCGTCCAGTTGCTGACCGGCGACTCCCTGCCCGGCTCGCGCAACTACGAGGAGGCCCTGGAGCAGGCAAACCGCTATATGGAGCAGACCGGGCTCATTGCCGAAGCGGTGGAGCGTGGCAACGCGGCCAGTGAGATTCAGCCCCGTGACCAGGGGCGAGTCGCCCAGCCCACCATCCTCTGGGGCCGCTGGAGTGAATTTGTTGACGATGAAACCCGTGAAGTCGCACGCCTGCTGCACGGTGACCATCAGCCGCGCCGCTATCCCACGGTCAACAGTGTCTTCGGCATGGTGGAAAACTCCTTGCACAGACCTCAACTGCCCGATGCAGGCAAGGCCTATTTCGACCTCAACCGCTACGAGGCGTATGTGAAGCGGGGTGAGCAGCTGGAAACCGCTTCCATCAGCCACCCTGGCCTGGTAGTGGACTTTGAGCAGCAGCGCTTTGCCGCACGACTGGATGTGCATGCCGATTCGTTGCCTGGCGCCATTCCCGTGGTAGGTGGCGGCAAACTGACGCAAGACGGTTATCTGCTCAGCGATAGCCAATCGCCCAGTCAACTTGCCGGGGTACTAGGTAATGCCGCCGCGGAAGCGGGCTTGCTATTCGAGTATCAGATCGAGCCAGGCGTCGATGCAGTAGGAGCAACACACTGGGTGCTGGAGCACGACTAA